From a region of the Flavobacterium sediminilitoris genome:
- a CDS encoding FEKKY domain-containing protein: MNYKILILFLFFCFKIQAQEKKDIISENKIEISSKTQTIYILGGIASTITKKDLAFSKKYNIQYHDFGCLAPINFEEYENKNAIVFEKLNSEHGKHWQKEIKSSAIGFEKWTKK; this comes from the coding sequence ATGAATTATAAAATTCTAATCTTATTTCTTTTCTTTTGTTTCAAAATACAAGCGCAAGAAAAAAAAGATATCATTTCTGAGAATAAAATTGAAATAAGCTCAAAAACACAAACCATTTATATCCTTGGAGGAATTGCTTCTACCATTACAAAGAAAGATTTGGCTTTTTCTAAAAAATATAATATTCAGTATCATGATTTTGGTTGTCTAGCTCCTATTAATTTTGAAGAATATGAAAATAAAAATGCTATCGTTTTTGAAAAACTTAATTCAGAGCATGGAAAACATTGGCAAAAAGAAATAAAATCTTCGGCTATAGGCTTTGAAAAATGGACGAAAAAATAA
- a CDS encoding carboxypeptidase-like regulatory domain-containing protein: MKKISQTLFLLFSISIVLAQDTIPKKTGWRINDKPSLSSKNNILHIVNSNYVSEEFLKTLNPNNIKSINIYKRQASRAIYNQKELEGAIVITTQNISKKELKKLYKLYAYKYSKNKGKEFTITGNVVDCEKNVLSGVIIKNLNSKNESSTDFNGNFKIEVHENDVLQFVSLNYESQKVLVEKQKNISVSLSQKAVIIPNSNDKIIVKKPIIYLYPTEETEVALQFNFKGKLLTTFPKYENKWQVIVSPNGQIYDTKTKRNYSSLFWDGEINLPNEHYQYEDGFVIEKENLTTFFIEKLEYMGLNNQETNEFIQFWLPILEQNKYNFIHFLVNDDCNEISVNTIHPKPETSIRVYMEFYSLEQLKIIKEQKLPKTERKGFTIVEWGGTDVTNKIQNNEL, from the coding sequence ATGAAAAAAATTTCACAAACTCTTTTCCTTCTTTTTTCAATATCAATTGTATTGGCACAAGACACAATACCTAAAAAAACAGGTTGGAGAATAAACGATAAACCTTCACTAAGTTCTAAAAATAATATTTTACATATTGTAAACTCAAATTATGTAAGTGAAGAATTCTTAAAAACTCTTAATCCTAATAACATTAAAAGTATAAACATATACAAACGACAAGCATCAAGAGCTATTTACAACCAAAAAGAACTAGAAGGAGCTATCGTAATTACAACTCAAAACATTTCTAAAAAAGAGTTAAAAAAACTTTATAAATTATATGCTTATAAATATTCGAAAAACAAAGGAAAAGAATTTACAATAACAGGAAATGTTGTTGATTGTGAAAAAAATGTTCTTTCTGGTGTCATCATTAAAAACTTAAATAGTAAAAATGAATCTTCAACTGATTTTAATGGTAATTTCAAAATTGAAGTTCACGAAAACGATGTCTTACAATTTGTAAGCCTCAATTATGAATCGCAAAAAGTTTTAGTTGAGAAACAAAAAAATATTTCAGTTTCCCTTTCTCAAAAAGCAGTAATTATTCCAAATAGTAATGATAAAATAATTGTAAAAAAGCCAATTATTTATCTTTATCCAACTGAAGAAACCGAAGTCGCATTACAGTTTAATTTCAAAGGTAAACTATTAACCACTTTTCCTAAATATGAAAATAAATGGCAAGTAATAGTATCTCCAAATGGTCAAATATATGACACTAAAACCAAACGAAATTATAGTTCATTATTTTGGGATGGAGAAATTAATTTACCAAACGAACATTATCAATATGAAGATGGTTTTGTTATTGAAAAAGAGAATCTAACTACTTTTTTCATAGAGAAATTAGAATATATGGGCTTAAATAATCAGGAAACAAATGAATTCATTCAGTTTTGGTTACCTATACTTGAACAAAATAAATACAATTTTATACATTTCTTAGTTAATGATGATTGCAATGAAATCTCAGTAAATACAATACATCCAAAACCAGAAACTTCTATTAGAGTGTATATGGAATTTTATAGCTTAGAACAACTTAAGATAATTAAAGAGCAAAAATTACCAAAAACTGAACGTAAAGGGTTCACCATTGTTGAATGGGGCGGAACTGATGTAACTAATAAAATTCAAAATAATGAATTATAA
- a CDS encoding RNA polymerase sigma factor: MDEKIIQACKKQNREAQRKLYEYMAPKLYHLCKRYLKKEEEIEEILADGFFIIFTKINQLKENYAFEAWARKIVVNQCLLELKKKVNFNLYLEDTNYKLHPLTEETTDLEEADLLNLLNYIPEGCRTIFNLFVIEGFSHKEIANQLGISEGTSKSQLNASKSKLRELVHQFYYQKAK, encoded by the coding sequence ATGGATGAAAAAATAATACAAGCCTGCAAAAAACAAAACCGTGAAGCGCAACGGAAACTATATGAATATATGGCTCCAAAGCTATATCACTTATGTAAACGTTATCTTAAAAAAGAAGAAGAAATTGAAGAAATTTTAGCTGATGGATTCTTTATCATTTTTACTAAGATAAATCAATTAAAAGAGAATTATGCTTTTGAAGCTTGGGCTCGAAAAATTGTAGTAAACCAATGTCTATTAGAATTGAAAAAAAAGGTAAATTTTAATTTATATCTTGAAGACACAAACTATAAATTACACCCTCTAACTGAAGAAACAACTGATTTAGAAGAAGCTGATTTATTGAATTTACTCAATTATATTCCTGAAGGTTGCAGAACTATTTTTAATTTATTTGTAATTGAAGGCTTCTCTCACAAAGAAATTGCGAACCAATTAGGTATTTCAGAAGGCACATCAAAATCACAATTGAATGCTTCAAAAAGTAAATTAAGAGAATTAGTGCATCAATTTTATTATCAAAAAGCAAAATAA
- a CDS encoding phospholipid scramblase-related protein gives MNSILSKNVFLVKEHVGMFKASNNFDIFNPETGSIIMTCREPNLGFFTKMFRFTDYKRMTPFHIVINDNQDKKIVSIKRGVTFFRSDVEVFDENEKLIGVFKQKFFSFGGKFEIHDANDRHLCTLQGKWTGWDFKFMKQDKEIAHVSKKWAGIGKELFTSADNYVLNINTSIDPEDKVRHLILAAVMCIDMVFKE, from the coding sequence ATGAATTCTATTTTATCCAAGAATGTCTTTCTTGTAAAAGAACATGTAGGAATGTTCAAAGCTTCAAATAACTTTGATATTTTTAACCCTGAAACAGGATCAATTATAATGACTTGTAGAGAACCTAATTTAGGATTCTTTACAAAAATGTTTCGTTTCACCGATTATAAAAGAATGACACCTTTTCATATTGTCATAAATGATAATCAAGATAAAAAAATAGTAAGTATAAAAAGAGGCGTTACTTTTTTTAGATCAGATGTAGAAGTATTTGATGAAAACGAAAAATTAATTGGTGTTTTTAAGCAGAAATTTTTCTCTTTTGGTGGAAAATTTGAAATTCATGATGCAAACGACAGACATCTTTGTACACTTCAAGGAAAATGGACTGGTTGGGATTTTAAATTTATGAAACAAGATAAAGAAATAGCTCATGTTTCTAAAAAATGGGCAGGAATAGGTAAAGAACTTTTTACAAGTGCTGATAATTATGTACTTAACATCAACACTTCTATAGACCCAGAAGATAAAGTAAGACATCTTATTTTAGCTGCTGTAATGTGTATTGACATGGTTTTTAAAGAATAA
- a CDS encoding DUF6929 family protein codes for MEKFHLQLFLNIIGIGSASGLLFKNDSLFIISDNSTYLYEYHLTNDTLQRHALDENPQENIAKKEKLDFESIALNKNKIIILGSGSTKNRNKVASYHLESKEIQNIDFTLPFENLKKTASLSEGELNIEGLIITPKKSYFFQRGNTKDGSNGIFILNDDTNDSFEFKKITLPKINTIEATFTDAILVNENIYFLAAVENTISTYEDGEILGTFFGKINLENLIIEKTLLISKKNKFEGITLYKETKNQLEFLLCEDNDTEQLTSKIYKLTINN; via the coding sequence ATGGAAAAGTTTCATTTACAACTGTTTTTAAACATAATTGGTATTGGCTCTGCTTCTGGATTATTATTTAAAAATGATTCTCTTTTTATTATTTCAGATAATAGTACTTATTTGTATGAATATCATTTAACAAATGACACTTTACAAAGGCATGCTTTAGACGAAAATCCACAAGAAAATATTGCTAAAAAAGAAAAACTCGATTTTGAATCGATTGCTTTAAATAAAAATAAAATAATCATCTTAGGTTCTGGTTCCACAAAAAATAGAAATAAAGTTGCTAGTTATCATTTAGAATCTAAAGAAATACAAAATATTGATTTCACGTTACCTTTTGAAAACTTAAAAAAAACAGCTTCACTTTCTGAAGGAGAATTAAATATTGAAGGATTAATTATTACACCTAAAAAATCATATTTTTTTCAAAGAGGTAATACTAAAGATGGTTCTAATGGTATTTTTATTTTAAATGATGATACAAATGATTCTTTCGAATTTAAAAAAATAACACTCCCTAAAATTAATACTATTGAAGCGACTTTCACTGATGCTATTCTTGTAAACGAAAACATCTATTTTTTAGCAGCAGTTGAAAACACTATCTCTACTTATGAAGATGGTGAAATATTAGGTACCTTTTTTGGAAAAATAAATCTTGAAAATTTAATTATTGAAAAGACATTACTAATCTCTAAAAAAAATAAGTTTGAAGGTATAACTTTATATAAAGAAACGAAAAATCAATTGGAATTTTTACTTTGTGAAGATAATGACACTGAACAATTAACATCTAAAATTTATAAACTAACAATAAATAATTAA
- a CDS encoding PPK2 family polyphosphate kinase yields the protein MKNIDINTLKVTNEIQLAKIPTFINVEASEKKKEKELQKIREKLSKIQDKMYAHNKYGVLICLQGMDTAGKDSLIREVFKEFNARGVVVHSFKTPNSTELEHDYLWRHYLALPEKGKFSVFNRTHYENVLVTKVHPTYILNENIPGINSVEDITPEFWENRFESINAFEKHIASNGVIVLKFYLHLSKEEQRQRLLRRLETEKHNWKFSPGDLKERELWDAYQNCYEQAINKTSKKYAPWYIVPADNKETCRYLVAKTILEELKKYTDIQEPELEQEVKDNIKMYHDKLASEI from the coding sequence ATGAAAAATATAGATATTAATACTTTAAAAGTTACTAATGAGATTCAATTAGCTAAAATTCCCACTTTTATAAATGTTGAAGCTTCTGAAAAAAAGAAAGAAAAAGAACTTCAGAAGATTAGAGAAAAATTGAGCAAAATTCAAGATAAAATGTATGCTCATAATAAATATGGAGTATTAATTTGCTTGCAAGGAATGGATACAGCAGGGAAAGACAGTTTAATTCGAGAAGTCTTTAAAGAGTTTAATGCACGTGGAGTGGTGGTACATAGTTTTAAAACTCCAAATTCAACGGAATTAGAACATGATTATTTGTGGAGACATTATTTAGCTTTACCAGAAAAGGGTAAATTTTCAGTTTTTAATCGTACGCATTATGAAAATGTATTAGTTACGAAAGTTCATCCTACTTATATTTTGAATGAAAATATTCCAGGAATCAATTCAGTAGAAGATATTACACCTGAGTTTTGGGAAAATCGTTTTGAGAGTATTAATGCGTTTGAAAAGCATATTGCTTCAAACGGAGTAATTGTATTAAAATTTTATTTGCATTTAAGTAAAGAAGAACAAAGACAGCGTTTATTGAGACGATTAGAAACAGAAAAACACAATTGGAAATTTTCACCAGGTGATTTAAAAGAACGTGAACTTTGGGATGCATATCAAAATTGCTATGAACAAGCTATTAATAAAACATCAAAAAAATATGCACCATGGTACATTGTTCCAGCCGATAACAAAGAAACGTGTCGCTATTTAGTTGCCAAAACAATATTAGAAGAACTTAAAAAATACACGGATATTCAAGAACCAGAATTAGAACAAGAAGTAAAGGATAATATTAAAATGTATCACGATAAATTAGCCTCAGAAATATAA
- a CDS encoding MATE family efflux transporter, with amino-acid sequence MTLSTYTKEFSYNLRLAYPIILGMLGHTIVGIVDNIMVGKLGPTELAAVSLGNSFVFIAMSLGIGFSTAITPLVAEADGKGNVEEGRSAFHHGLYLCTILGVILFTIIFLSKPIISFMGQPDHVVELAKPYLDIVAFSLIPLIMFQAYKQFADGMSETHYSMWATILANCVNVLFNYLLIYGIWIFPELGIVGAAIGTIISRFVMLGYMHYMMNLKKKFHPYFKGFSLKEIKRAVNLKIIKLGTPSAMQMFFEVALFTGAIWLSGRLGTTSQAANQVALSLASFTFMFAMGLSVASMIRVGNQKGLEDYKKLRLVAFSIFLLATFLEIIFALIFLLFHEQLPQMFVNMKDASTLVANTEVVTIAAQLLLVAAVFQISDGLQVVVLGALRGLQDVKIPMYMTFISYWIIGFPISIYLGLYTSLGAIGIWLGLLAGLSAAAILLFIRFNYLTKKLILNSEN; translated from the coding sequence ATGACTTTATCAACCTATACGAAAGAATTTTCTTATAATTTAAGATTAGCTTATCCTATCATTTTGGGAATGCTAGGTCACACTATTGTAGGAATAGTTGACAATATAATGGTAGGTAAGTTAGGACCAACAGAACTAGCAGCAGTTTCATTAGGAAATAGCTTTGTTTTTATAGCTATGTCGTTAGGAATTGGTTTTTCAACAGCAATTACACCATTAGTTGCAGAAGCAGATGGAAAAGGAAATGTAGAAGAAGGAAGAAGTGCTTTTCATCATGGATTATATTTGTGTACTATTTTAGGAGTTATTCTTTTTACTATTATATTTTTATCAAAGCCTATTATTTCTTTTATGGGTCAACCAGATCATGTAGTTGAATTGGCAAAACCATATTTAGATATTGTTGCTTTCTCATTGATTCCTTTAATTATGTTTCAAGCTTATAAGCAATTTGCAGATGGAATGAGTGAAACACATTATTCTATGTGGGCTACTATTTTAGCAAATTGTGTAAATGTTTTGTTTAATTATTTATTGATATATGGAATTTGGATTTTTCCAGAGTTAGGAATTGTAGGAGCAGCAATAGGAACTATTATTTCAAGATTTGTAATGCTAGGATATATGCATTATATGATGAATTTAAAAAAGAAATTTCATCCTTATTTTAAGGGTTTTTCATTAAAAGAAATAAAAAGAGCTGTTAACTTAAAAATTATAAAGTTAGGAACACCATCGGCTATGCAAATGTTTTTTGAAGTAGCCTTGTTTACTGGAGCAATTTGGCTTTCGGGACGATTAGGAACAACAAGTCAGGCTGCTAATCAAGTGGCACTTAGTTTAGCTTCTTTCACCTTTATGTTTGCTATGGGATTAAGCGTTGCGTCAATGATTCGTGTTGGGAATCAAAAAGGATTAGAAGATTATAAAAAATTAAGACTCGTTGCATTCTCTATATTTTTATTGGCAACGTTCTTAGAAATTATTTTTGCACTAATCTTTCTTTTGTTTCATGAACAATTGCCACAAATGTTTGTGAATATGAAAGACGCATCTACTTTAGTAGCCAATACAGAAGTAGTAACAATTGCAGCACAATTATTATTAGTTGCTGCTGTTTTTCAAATTTCAGATGGGTTACAAGTAGTAGTTTTAGGAGCTTTAAGAGGATTGCAGGATGTTAAAATTCCAATGTATATGACTTTTATTTCGTATTGGATAATTGGTTTTCCTATATCTATTTATTTAGGATTGTATACTTCATTAGGTGCAATAGGAATTTGGCTAGGATTATTAGCAGGATTATCTGCTGCTGCAATTTTATTATTTATTCGCTTCAATTATCTAACAAAAAAGTTAATTTTGAACTCTGAGAATTAA
- a CDS encoding response regulator, with translation MKNSIVIVDDHVLIANALSSIISNFNQFEVSYICENGLELQEKFKNSRIPDIVLLDISMPIMDGFETALWLKNDYPNVLVMALSMQDDEQSLIKMIKNGAKGYMLKNVHPRELESALNIIVEKGHFFPAWATSKVLTTLSDDGIEASSKIKISDREKEFLKYTVTEMSYKEIAEKMFCSPRTVENYRDSLFEKLELKTRVGLAVYAIKNGYEE, from the coding sequence ATGAAAAATTCAATTGTAATTGTAGATGACCATGTATTAATAGCTAATGCTTTGAGTAGTATAATTTCTAATTTTAATCAGTTTGAAGTATCTTATATATGTGAAAATGGATTAGAATTACAAGAAAAATTTAAAAATAGTAGAATTCCTGATATTGTACTTTTAGATATTAGTATGCCTATTATGGATGGTTTTGAAACAGCACTTTGGTTAAAGAATGATTATCCAAATGTATTAGTCATGGCTTTAAGTATGCAAGATGACGAACAAAGTTTAATTAAAATGATAAAAAATGGTGCCAAAGGATATATGTTAAAAAATGTTCATCCTAGAGAACTTGAAAGTGCACTTAACATCATTGTAGAAAAAGGACATTTTTTTCCAGCTTGGGCAACAAGTAAAGTACTCACTACATTAAGTGATGATGGTATCGAAGCTAGTAGCAAAATTAAAATTTCCGATAGAGAAAAAGAATTTTTAAAATATACTGTTACTGAGATGAGTTATAAAGAAATCGCAGAAAAAATGTTTTGTAGTCCTAGAACTGTGGAAAATTACAGAGACAGCTTGTTTGAAAAACTAGAGTTAAAAACTAGAGTTGGTCTTGCTGTTTATGCTATAAAAAATGGATATGAAGAGTAA
- a CDS encoding sensor histidine kinase, with product MGETEIIIILIVFNLFFILFIAGIITFIKQYKIKKKEHEVKLQNQKREHQQELLTTQLEIQTQTMQYIGREIHDNIGQKLTLASLYTQQLAYENKAPHINENIENISSIINDSLSELRQLSKSLTDDSIENNTISELIENECIKVNDLKKCAVHFTYSSEIDISFYQTKSILLRITQEFLQNSIKHSQCKNIIVTLKKTENQVILILEDDGKGFNIEQLKSSGIGLHNMKKRTEILNGNYLLESNPKTGTKLIIEIPLLK from the coding sequence ATGGGGGAAACCGAAATCATAATAATATTAATAGTCTTCAACTTATTTTTTATTTTATTTATTGCTGGTATAATCACTTTTATCAAACAATACAAAATAAAAAAGAAAGAACATGAAGTTAAGTTACAAAATCAAAAAAGAGAGCACCAACAAGAACTACTTACTACACAGTTAGAAATTCAAACACAAACGATGCAATATATAGGTAGAGAAATTCATGATAATATTGGTCAGAAGTTAACTTTGGCTAGTTTATACACGCAACAGTTAGCTTATGAAAACAAAGCACCACATATCAATGAAAACATTGAAAATATTAGTTCTATAATTAATGATTCTCTAAGTGAACTAAGACAATTATCAAAATCATTAACAGACGATAGTATTGAAAACAATACTATATCAGAATTAATTGAAAATGAATGCATCAAAGTAAATGACTTGAAAAAATGTGCTGTTCATTTTACTTATTCTTCAGAAATAGACATTTCATTTTATCAAACAAAAAGCATTTTATTAAGAATTACGCAAGAATTTTTACAAAATAGCATTAAGCATTCTCAATGTAAAAATATCATAGTTACTCTCAAAAAAACAGAAAACCAAGTTATATTAATTCTAGAAGATGATGGTAAAGGATTTAATATAGAACAATTGAAATCAAGTGGTATAGGCTTACATAATATGAAAAAAAGAACCGAAATTTTAAATGGCAATTACCTTTTAGAAAGTAATCCAAAAACAGGAACAAAATTAATTATTGAAATCCCTTTATTAAAATGA
- a CDS encoding class I lanthipeptide, whose protein sequence is MKKFKFSGKLNLNKETVAKLSQDQMKEVNGGALPSKYENAGGSMAWAVGTRNTCNCEGFSCVEGIPSRLNYGR, encoded by the coding sequence ATGAAAAAATTTAAATTTTCAGGAAAATTAAACCTGAACAAAGAAACAGTAGCAAAATTGAGTCAAGATCAAATGAAAGAAGTTAATGGTGGTGCATTACCTTCAAAATATGAAAATGCAGGTGGTTCTATGGCATGGGCAGTGGGTACTCGCAATACTTGTAACTGTGAAGGATTTAGTTGTGTTGAAGGAATTCCTTCTAGATTGAACTATGGGAGATAA
- a CDS encoding lanthionine synthetase C family protein → MLHKVRDSVFIIEKNIQLQNNLEYNLYYSHGGFLLFQLLFTKLRLIEKNHDVFETKLIDFLEHFQNSKEVTFSEGISGNIWLLNYLVENDLIDDLLPTIKEEIQDLLSLNSENFNKITNYDFLHGSLGLLFVANSCKKLLGEKFITDLVTDLLKGLKSNERGKYYNSWMSLFKANKYIADSTDINFSLSHGLPSVVIILSQINIPKNKEIVRDILKLIKSYKTNTNTLSLYPSVVKVGYEIEYKSRLAWCYGDTGVAFAFWQAGKIFKNEEWKKEAIQIMLHASKRRDLKENLVVDAAFCHGTSGLAHIFNRFYKETGIKEFDEARWYWLAQTFLKLEGENNLENFKSFHGLKGWTPDSSLLDGITGIGLAMLGFLTEDVEDLNWDKCLLLS, encoded by the coding sequence ATGTTGCATAAAGTCAGAGATTCGGTTTTTATAATTGAAAAAAATATACAATTACAAAATAATCTAGAATATAATTTATACTATTCTCATGGTGGTTTTTTGTTGTTTCAACTTTTGTTTACCAAATTAAGATTAATAGAAAAGAATCATGATGTTTTTGAAACTAAATTGATAGACTTTTTAGAACATTTTCAAAATTCTAAAGAAGTTACTTTTAGTGAAGGAATTTCAGGAAATATTTGGTTATTGAATTATTTAGTAGAAAATGATTTAATAGATGACTTATTACCAACTATAAAAGAAGAAATACAAGATTTATTGTCTTTGAATAGTGAAAATTTTAATAAAATAACAAATTACGATTTTTTGCATGGTTCTCTAGGTCTTTTGTTTGTTGCAAATAGTTGTAAGAAACTGTTAGGAGAAAAATTCATAACAGACTTAGTAACTGACCTTTTAAAAGGACTAAAATCTAACGAAAGAGGTAAATATTATAATAGCTGGATGAGCCTTTTTAAAGCAAATAAATATATTGCTGATAGTACTGATATCAATTTTAGCTTGTCACATGGATTACCCTCAGTGGTTATTATTTTATCTCAGATAAATATTCCAAAAAATAAAGAAATAGTTAGGGATATTTTAAAATTAATTAAATCATATAAAACAAATACCAATACACTTTCACTTTATCCAAGCGTAGTAAAAGTGGGTTATGAAATTGAATATAAATCGAGGTTAGCTTGGTGTTATGGAGACACTGGTGTAGCATTTGCTTTTTGGCAAGCTGGAAAAATATTTAAAAATGAAGAATGGAAGAAAGAAGCAATTCAAATCATGCTACACGCTTCAAAACGAAGGGATTTAAAAGAAAACTTGGTTGTTGATGCAGCTTTTTGTCATGGTACTTCTGGATTAGCTCATATTTTTAATAGATTTTATAAAGAAACAGGAATTAAAGAATTTGATGAAGCACGTTGGTATTGGTTAGCACAAACATTTTTAAAACTTGAAGGTGAAAATAATTTAGAAAACTTTAAATCATTTCATGGTTTAAAAGGATGGACTCCAGACAGTAGTTTGTTAGATGGAATAACAGGAATTGGATTAGCTATGTTAGGATTTTTAACAGAAGATGTAGAAGATCTGAATTGGGACAAATGTTTATTATTAAGTTAG